The genomic segment cctttatgtttaatttcttcCTTATGAATCTTGgtattttcttctaattttttatTACATTTCAGTTATTCCTATCCTCGTAGTTTGTAGATACATACTCTCCCATaccaatttatatgataattGACAATATTTGTTCGgatacaaagtttaagaaagagaaagatgGAGTATTTGAGATTTATGGTTTAAAATATGCATAGACATTTTTGTGACTTTAAATCATGTCATCGAGAGTAAAATATgatgtataaaataatttttttttcaaaataaagatgttttttttttccgaccaaactataaataaaagtttatcatataaattgacctttatttaatattttcaaacttcttaggcataaaataaaagtctctcataaaacataaaacaaaaagtaaattatgagtaaggcATAAAATTGAGCTCTAAGCAATTTTGGTctttatcatatatatttaacaaatttcgtCTGTTAGATTTGACAAAAACtgtacaaaaaaatatttaaccaAAGACACTAATAAAGTTTCATCAAATCCtaaaaaataacaacataaataaCTATACTAAACcccaaaaataacataaatcaCACCTAAAATTATACGTCTAGATGTGAGTTCTTGTTAAATCCCTTTTTCCTTCACAGTTCCCCAAACGTCAGAGACCAAAAATGTTAACTTTTGACAacttaaaggacaaaaatttcTCAAAGAATATTTAAGGGACTAGTTTGAACCTATCCCAAACAAAAGTgaccatttttgtcactttCTCCAATTAGTTTCTCCTCGTTTTCCTACTTCCTTTACCCCGTTCCCCATATTATATGAGTGCAAGTTCAAACACCAGCTCGCAGGTGGAAATATAAACCATATACTACCAattaaataaagaattaaaaaaaaaaaaaaaagaagaagtaaagaTGTGGATTACAATGAAAATATGGGGATTTTCTCTCCTCTTTGGGAAGACAGAAGGTTTTATTGGAATTGGTGAATCTTTATTTGCTTAGAATTTTCACAAAaacatataatttattttgctAACAGCTTCTTTCTTTTGGGGTTGATTTTCAGGTCATTTTGCTCTTAAGCTTGGTTGCAGATATTGTGATCTACTTTATTTTCCTCACAAATGACTATTATCTATCATTTCATATTGCACCCTATCTCCGGGTAGTGTTCTTGATTTTGAACAATACGTATGCATTTGTAGCATTCTTTATTCTTACTCTTTGTTGATGTTTACTCCCActgttttactttattttcctGGTTTTGACtttgacacggagtttaagaaagtaaataatgacttttgaatcttgtggtcttaaactaaagatatgcaatgtaccaaaatgtcatttaatcttaaatatgtcatgtgcaaagttggaattaatgagttgccaaaaaagaaaagagacattctttttgaaacggcctaaaaagaaaagtaagacaaacaaatgaAACGGAGGGATTAATAATTGGAAGTAGGAATATGATTATTACGCACAATAGACAACCTATGTGTTAAATTATATGTGAAGGTATTGGAAAGAAGTGGGCTTTTAGTGGTGTTTCCCAGAACATTAAGCAAGTGTCATATGGTACTTGCATGCATTTCTACTAAATATATACATTGTGACGACATTCATCAAAGGCTCACCATTAAGCAATTTAACTTCCAGAACATTAAGCAAGTGTCACTCTCATATAATGTTGTTGACATGTTGTTCAAATGATCATCCTATAGAACTTACTTTTCTTGATTGACTTGCTTCCTTTGTTGTGGTTTCTAATATATCTTAACTCCATTTTTCTGACAACAGGGAATTGCGAGAGAACTTTCTCATCCTTACAGGACTGCTTGGTGCCTACCTGAATGTTGTGGTTAGTTTTCATAATTTTGGGggttaattgtttatttttaCAGTAACAGACGTCTTAAGCCACTTGATATGATAAATTTTCACACCTGGATTCTTATCGTCTTGCTAACGTAACcttccattttttatattttatctgTGCTCTCTTTTGCTCTCCTTGCTCACCTTTGCAGGCTTTATCTACTTTATTTCTTCTATTCTCGAGCTGGTTAGGATATGTCTTCTTTACAGACACAAGGCTAGAAGAAACCACGTTTACTTCATATGGCGCCACATTATACCAAATGTTCCTTTTATTTACTGCATCAAACCATCCAGATGTCTGGATTCCTGCATACAAGTAAGTGGCCTTAAAAAGTGTATTTAGTCTCCCTTTTACCCTCTATTATACCATTAGAGTTTGACAAGATCTAGAATCATTAACAGGTAAGTTAATCTTACCGTTAAAAGCTCTGCGTTTTGGTTATACACATAGCTACAGTAGAACGTAGTGTGTCCCACCTTCATAATCTAGAAAAAGCCGTAATAATAGAATAAGAGCACAATCTGAGTAAAGCTTCAATTTTTCTCATTCCCAAACTTTCTTACTGAACATTTGGTCTTATTAAAGTAAATGTTGGGCTTATTTTTTCCTGtagaaactttcatgaatgTTTGActgactttttttctttttcttattctttcaaGGTCCTGTTGAAACCTTCATCGTGTATTTTTCTTTCAGGGACTCACGTTGGTATTGCTTATTCTTTATTCTCTGCGTGGTACTGAGCATTTACGTTGTCATCAACTTAATTCTCGCTGGTATATGTGGTAGCTTCATACATCAGGTAACATTTGCTGTCTTTTTAGCTACAAGCTACCAGAAATCATTGTACCATTTCCATGTTATTGTATTTGCCATAGCACTAATATTATCTGTAGCTTTTGCACCTTGCACATGCATATTGatttgtttatttcttctcttttggttGTAGCTTGAAAAACAAGTGGCTGAAAAGGATCGAATGAGGCGAAGGATTTTAGGAAAAGCATTTAGCCTGATTGATAACACCGTGAGTCGGACACTTGACAACCTGTTTTCCAATAAGCTTCTGTGATTTTCCATGGAGAATATTCTTCTATTATAAGCTTATATCCTCTGTTCTTTCCTTTTCTGCAGAAGAGATATGACCTGTAAGTCATATGTAGTTGCCCTTAGTATGCTCCAGCATCAAAAAGAAGAGATAATATTTTTTGATTAAGCAAATGTGATGGGAGAACTCCTGATATAAGAAGAGAGATTTTATTGAAAACTAAGAGAGAAACGTTTGATACAGTTCCACACGACTCTATTCGACAAACATAATTTTGGTAttctcatatatacggaaacAAGTAGATGAAATGGCGTAGGTGTTGAGAATACATAATTCAACTTTAAATACACTCGATTCCTTGCTCCCCTTCCCTGAACAATCACAAACAGGtagatatatgtgtatatgcgtgtgagagagagagagaaaaaggacGAGTGGgggggtggtgggggggggggggagggggatgTGAAGGCAGAAAGAAGGAAATGGTGAAGCAGAAAGTACTTCCATAGAACTTTGAGGTACACGTAAATATAACTGGTAAAAGTTTTCTGATTTAAAAGCTATTTCCCCTTCCTTACTCTCTAGGTGTATAATGTTAAAGAAGATTCTGTTTTCCTCTACTTACGGAAATTCACCAAATTTCATCTTGGAGCTTATTGAAATAAGTTGCAAAAGGGAATTTGTGTGTGACCTTAAATCTCTTGGTTCCCGCTCCTAATAAAGTTGTTTCTTTTGACATTGGCAGAACAACGGATTCATCGACAAAGATCAATGTTTCCTTCTCTTTAAGGAACTTAACAAATACAGGTAAAGTTCATTCTC from the Lycium ferocissimum isolate CSIRO_LF1 chromosome 11, AGI_CSIRO_Lferr_CH_V1, whole genome shotgun sequence genome contains:
- the LOC132037456 gene encoding two pore calcium channel protein 1B-like, producing the protein MFLLFTASNHPDVWIPAYKDSRWYCLFFILCVVLSIYVVINLILAGICGSFIHQLEKQVAEKDRMRRRILGKAFSLIDNTNNGFIDKDQCFLLFKELNKYRV